A single window of Oncorhynchus clarkii lewisi isolate Uvic-CL-2024 chromosome 10, UVic_Ocla_1.0, whole genome shotgun sequence DNA harbors:
- the LOC139419116 gene encoding integrator complex subunit 12 isoform X2 → MAASVSLELDPVFLKGLGYLHSKNKDSVDKLRALLDESLSGRGSDSSYRSSLKEVEVTKVSVSKMSINKQDSKSSCSSSSSSSSSSSKSSSSEKSKKEVEKRPSDKVRVEPGEGPELSKKPRLEPKQQENRSSPVTVQPFKDIPLPDFSNFDAETNADDFAMEMGLACVVCRQMTVTSGNQLVECQECHNLYHQDCHKPQVTDKDVNDPRLVWYCARCTRQMKRMAQKTQKPSQKPTPAVVSAAPVVKDPLVKKPELKVKPDTSSTFQAFKRTEASAAVSANPSSSSGSLQSGSGLTGWAAFGAKTSAGPGASTKPGSSGPSGSSKTSSTSTPPGQKPAGLSGLASSKTGGGLGGSGSKMAIGGGNGNNGDGGNGSSSVPLKPPPPLTLGKQTLNRSSSGENQGKGTSPGSSPSGPQPSLGGNSGGSGGNGAGNGNGNGSKAAAEAPGGGKAPTSQESQLNAMKRLQMVKKKAAQKKLKK, encoded by the exons ATGGCTGCATCAGTGAGTCTGGAGTTGGACCCTGTCTTCCTAAAGGGACTGGGATACTTGCACTCAAAGAACAAAGACTCTGTGGATAAACTCCGAGCTCTTCTGGATGAGTCTCTATCAGGCAGAGGCAGTGATTCCTCTTACCGCTCATCACTGAAG GAGGTGGAGGTGACGAAGGTGTCCGTGTCCAAGATGAGCATAAATAAACAGGACTCTAAGTCCTCCTGTagctcctcctcttcatctagcagcagcagcagcaagtcCAGCAGCTCAGAGAAGAGCAAaaaggaggtggagaagaggCCTTCAGACAAG GTGAGGGTAGAGCCAGGTGAAGGACCTGAGCTGTCTAAGAAGCCTCGCCTGGAGCCCAAGCAGCAGGAGAACCGCTCGTCCCCCGTCACAGTCCAGCCCTTCAAAGACATACCTCTGCCTGACTTCTCCAACTTCGACGCGGAGACCAACGCTGACGACTTCGCCATGGAGATGGGGCTGGCCTGTGTGGTTTGCAG GCAGATGACGGTGACGTCGGGCAACCAGCTAGTGGAGTGCCAGGAGTGCCACAACCTCTACCACCAGGACTGCCACAAGCCCCAGGTGACGGACAAGGACGTCAACGACCCGCGCCTGGTGTGGTACTGCGCCCGCTGCACCCGGCAGATGAAACGCATG GCCCAGAAGACCCAGAAGCCTTCACAGAAGCCGACACCAGCCGTTGTGTCAGCAGCCCCCGTGGTGAAGGACCCTCTGGTGAAGAAACCGGAACTCAAGGTCAAACCCGACACATCCAGCACCTTTCAGGCCTTCAAACGAACTGAG GCGTCTGCAGCAGTATCTGCCAACCCCTCCAGTAGCAGCGGCTCCTTGCAGTCGGGAAGCGGCCTCACAGGGTGGGCCGCCTTCGGGGCCAAGACCTCCGCTGGCCCTGGCGCCAGCACCAAACCTGGCTCCTCAGGGCCAAGTGGAAGTAGCAAgacctcctccacctctacccccccTGGCCAAAAACCTGCCGGACTATCCGGGCTGGCCAGCTCTAAGACGGGCGGAGGACTGGGTGGCAGTGGCTCCAAGATGGCGATCGGAGGAGGAAATGGAAATAATGGTGATGGTGGAAACGGCTCCAGCTCTGTGCCTCTGAAGCCTCCTCCACCTCTGACCCTGGGGAAGCAGACCCTAAACCGGTCCTCCAGTGGGGAGAACCAGGGGAAGGGGACAAGTCCTGGGTCCTCCCCCAGTGGGCCTCAGCCCAGCCTGGGAGGGAACAGCGGAGGGTCTGGGGGCAATGGAGCAGGGAATGGGAACGGTAACGGGTCGAAGGCTGCGGCTGAAGCGCCAGGGGGTGGCAAGGCGCCCACGTCCCAGGAGTCTCAGCTCAACGCCATGAAACGCCTGCAGATGGTGAAGAAGAAAGCGGCTCAGAAGAAGCTGAAGAAATGA
- the LOC139419118 gene encoding rho guanine nucleotide exchange factor 38 isoform X3 encodes MAGQVPGRGRGHSTCVALAVVHYSTPVALLRLSLPPSLSPSLFLPGWTESTGGEEEGFLVKMDPNKEANNCSEKEKEKEKVVKRRTRPNFLRYMHLERRKTDTIVVANDDTAADIKGDINLGTLVRRSQSDKTEYSAKLKEKMAPLSPLSSILASPALDPAEVRLRKMSRRSKVIQELVQTERDFLTDLELCIREVVKPLRDRQVVDVDRLFTNMETVCEVSAALLHRLQEATAEPDPEALVIGEVFIQAKAALEDVYKIYCYHHDDANSLLKSYEKEEGIKQHFITCVLSLKRIYDQEGKPNLLDMGSLLIKPVQRVMKYPLLLGELWQATPSDHPDNRPLQEALTAAKIINVNINEFKRRKDIVMKYKRTEEDGGTLMGKLNKFSIHSIRKKSDRLTGYLKILTGVEPQVRDEVFDKEEKLFRSLEKAVRQLVKNVHCYLIQIQEMVGVAVQNAADLEDIMKDPDKIDTNSTQHLKNGNNPYKHFKERMAHLVLAPLSSLQGMFAAPQKLIQKRYDKLLDYCSRLERSPSSSTSSASSSSSSPSPVSEDQGQVAARRDYAALNAQLVEELQRFNMAAHTILSNCVLCLVTLLKGLMDTACHHAPSIQQLPAPLSNISEVQSSIMEELNNLTVVKDNAQTLIERKVSFEKTKKILAVPEIQRQTEGNRARLLDEYPADRLFQLKRNCNGCQEQDVSLLEGELVGLLEDTDPLGSRGRWLVDTGSTQGYVYSSFLKQYNPNRDQGRPGQGTGTGITEPQQPIVVLDEDFDNLSLFVSGSGRNNSIRSRSSIPNFSLYNTSSTSLDRCSTPSSLQGDTEPDIHQDVDTEPDNQQFYAVYGFQARCDQELTMQENQHVRILKFSDLGGNKDWWLAEANGQKGYVPANYLGKMSYA; translated from the exons ATGGCAGGGCAGGTgcctgggagagggaggggccaCAGTACCTGTGTGGCGTtggcagtagtgcactacagtacacCAGTTGCACTTCTCAGGCTCTCTcttcctccgtccctctctccctctctctttctccctggctGGACAGAGAGCACGGGGGGAGAAGAAGAGGGCTTCTTGGTCAAAATGGATCCCAACAAGGAGGCCAACAACTgcagtgagaaagagaaggaaaaagagaaaGTGGTCAAGAGGAGAACCAGGCCTAACTTCCTGCGCTACATGCACTTGGAGAGGAGGAAGACGGACACCATCGTGGTGGCCAACGATGACACCGCCGCCGACATTAAAGGTGACATCAACCTTGGGACCCTGGTGCGGAGGAGTCAGTCGGACAAAACGGAGTACAGTGCCAAACTTAAAG AGAAAATGGCGCCCCTGTCCCCATTGTCGTCGATCCTGGCCTCCCCGGCCCTCGACCCCGCGGAGGTCCGCCTGAGGAAGATGAGCCGCAGGTCAAAGGTCATCCAGGAGCTGGTGCAGACGGAGAGGGACTTCCTCACCGACCTGGAGCTCTGCATCAGAGAGGTGGTCAAGcccctcagagacagacag gtggTGGACGTGGATCGTCTGTTTACTAACATGGAGACAGTGTGTGAGGTGTCGGCCGCGCTGCTCCACCGGCTGCAGGAGGCCACAGCTGAGCCAGACCCTGAGGCACTAGTCATAG GGGAAGTGTTCATTCAGGCCAAAGCAGCACTGGAGGACGTCTATAAAATCTACTGCTATCACCACGACGATGCCAACTCTTTACTCAAGTCCTATGAGAAAGAGGAAGGAATCAAGCAACATTTCATCACCTGTGTGTTATCACTGAA GCGGATATACGACCAAGA GGGGAAACCCAACCTGCTGGACATGGGTTCTCTGCTCATCAAGCCGGTCCAGCGGGTCATGAAGTACCCTCTGCTGCTCGGGGAGCTGTGGCAGGCCACGCCCAGCGACCACCCTGACAACAGGCCCCTCCAGGAGGCTCTGACCGCCGCCAAGATCATCAACGTCAACATCAACGAGTTCAAGAGGAGAAAGGACATCG TGATGAAGTacaagaggacagaggaggatggggggacaCTCATgggtaaactgaacaagttcagcATCCACTCTATCAGGAAGAAGTCTGACAGGCTCACAGGATACCTCAAGATCCTCACAGGTGTGGAGCCACAG GTGAGAGATGAGGTGTTCGACAAGGaggagaagctgttcaggagtctggaGAAAGCAGTGAGACAACTAGTCAAGAACGTCCATTGTTACCTGATACAAATACAG GAGATGGTAGGTGTCGCGGTCCAGAATGCTGCAGACCTGGAGGACATCATGAAGGATCCAGACAAAATAGACACAAACAGTACTCAGCACCTGAAGAATGGCAACAACCCATACAAGCACTTT AAAGAGAGGATGGCACATCTGGTCCTggcacccctctcctctctccaaggCATGTTCGCTGCCCCGCAGAAACTCATCCAGAAACGCTACGACAAACTATTGGACTACTGCAGCCGCCTGGAgcgctctccctcctcctccacgtcttctgcctcttcttcttcctcctctccatcacCTGTATCCGAGGACCAG GGCCAGGTTGCTGCGCGGCGGGACTACGCAGCCCTCAATGCTCAGCTGGTGGAGGAGCTGCAGAGATTCAACATGGCCGCCCATACTATTTTGTCCAACTGTGTCCTCTGCCTGGTGACCCTGCTGAAAGGCCTGATGGACACGGCCTGCCACCACGCACCCTCCATACAGCAACTACCG GCTCCTTTGTCCAACATCAGTGAAGTCCAAAGCAGCATCATGGAAGAGCTCAACAACCTGACTGTCGTCAAGGACAACGCACAGACTCTAATAGAACGCAAAGTCAGCTTCGAGAAAACAAAGAAAATTTTAGCT GTCCCAGAGATCCAGCGTCAGACAGAGGGCAACAGGGCCAGGCTGCTGGACGAGTATCCAGCTGACAGGCTGTTCCAGCTGAAGAGGAACTGTAACGGGTGTCAGGAGCAGGATGTCAGCCTGCTGGAGGGGGAGCTGGTGGGCCTGCTGGAGGACACAGATCCCCTGGGGAGCCGGGGCCGCTGGCTGGTTGACACGGGCA gtACCCAGGGTTACGTGTACTCATCCTTCCTGAAGCAGTACAACCCCAACAGGGATCAGGGTCGACCAGGTCAGGGTACGGGTACGGGGATCACAGAGCCCCAGCAGCCCATCGTGGTGCTGGACGAGGACTTTGACAACCTCAGCCTGTTTGTGTCGGGCAGCGGGAGGAACAACAGCATACGGAGCCGGAGCAGCATACCTAACTTCAGCCTCTACAACACCTCCAGTACCTCGCTTGACAGATGCTCCACCCCGTCCAGCCTACAGGGCGACACAGAGCCAGACATCCACCAGGATGTGGACACAGAGCCAGACAACCAGCAG tTTTATGCGGTGTACGGGTTCCAGGCACGCTGCGACCAGGAGCTGACCATGCAGGAGAACCAGCATGTGAGGATCCTCAAGTTCAGCGACCTGGGAGGCAACAAGGACTGGTGGTTGGCCGAGGCCAACGGACAGAAGGGCTACGTCCCAGCCAACTACCTCGGCAAAATGTCATACGCATAA
- the LOC139419116 gene encoding integrator complex subunit 12 isoform X1, with product MAASVSLELDPVFLKGLGYLHSKNKDSVDKLRALLDESLSGRGSDSSYRSSLKEVEVTKVSVSKMSINKQDSKSSCSSSSSSSSSSSKSSSSEKSKKEVEKRPSDKVRVEPGEGPELSKKPRLEPKQQENRSSPVTVQPFKDIPLPDFSNFDAETNADDFAMEMGLACVVCRQMTVTSGNQLVECQECHNLYHQDCHKPQVTDKDVNDPRLVWYCARCTRQMKRMAQKTQKPSQKPTPAVVSAAPVVKDPLVKKPELKVKPDTSSTFQAFKRTEVKASAAVSANPSSSSGSLQSGSGLTGWAAFGAKTSAGPGASTKPGSSGPSGSSKTSSTSTPPGQKPAGLSGLASSKTGGGLGGSGSKMAIGGGNGNNGDGGNGSSSVPLKPPPPLTLGKQTLNRSSSGENQGKGTSPGSSPSGPQPSLGGNSGGSGGNGAGNGNGNGSKAAAEAPGGGKAPTSQESQLNAMKRLQMVKKKAAQKKLKK from the exons ATGGCTGCATCAGTGAGTCTGGAGTTGGACCCTGTCTTCCTAAAGGGACTGGGATACTTGCACTCAAAGAACAAAGACTCTGTGGATAAACTCCGAGCTCTTCTGGATGAGTCTCTATCAGGCAGAGGCAGTGATTCCTCTTACCGCTCATCACTGAAG GAGGTGGAGGTGACGAAGGTGTCCGTGTCCAAGATGAGCATAAATAAACAGGACTCTAAGTCCTCCTGTagctcctcctcttcatctagcagcagcagcagcaagtcCAGCAGCTCAGAGAAGAGCAAaaaggaggtggagaagaggCCTTCAGACAAG GTGAGGGTAGAGCCAGGTGAAGGACCTGAGCTGTCTAAGAAGCCTCGCCTGGAGCCCAAGCAGCAGGAGAACCGCTCGTCCCCCGTCACAGTCCAGCCCTTCAAAGACATACCTCTGCCTGACTTCTCCAACTTCGACGCGGAGACCAACGCTGACGACTTCGCCATGGAGATGGGGCTGGCCTGTGTGGTTTGCAG GCAGATGACGGTGACGTCGGGCAACCAGCTAGTGGAGTGCCAGGAGTGCCACAACCTCTACCACCAGGACTGCCACAAGCCCCAGGTGACGGACAAGGACGTCAACGACCCGCGCCTGGTGTGGTACTGCGCCCGCTGCACCCGGCAGATGAAACGCATG GCCCAGAAGACCCAGAAGCCTTCACAGAAGCCGACACCAGCCGTTGTGTCAGCAGCCCCCGTGGTGAAGGACCCTCTGGTGAAGAAACCGGAACTCAAGGTCAAACCCGACACATCCAGCACCTTTCAGGCCTTCAAACGAACTGAGGTGAAG GCGTCTGCAGCAGTATCTGCCAACCCCTCCAGTAGCAGCGGCTCCTTGCAGTCGGGAAGCGGCCTCACAGGGTGGGCCGCCTTCGGGGCCAAGACCTCCGCTGGCCCTGGCGCCAGCACCAAACCTGGCTCCTCAGGGCCAAGTGGAAGTAGCAAgacctcctccacctctacccccccTGGCCAAAAACCTGCCGGACTATCCGGGCTGGCCAGCTCTAAGACGGGCGGAGGACTGGGTGGCAGTGGCTCCAAGATGGCGATCGGAGGAGGAAATGGAAATAATGGTGATGGTGGAAACGGCTCCAGCTCTGTGCCTCTGAAGCCTCCTCCACCTCTGACCCTGGGGAAGCAGACCCTAAACCGGTCCTCCAGTGGGGAGAACCAGGGGAAGGGGACAAGTCCTGGGTCCTCCCCCAGTGGGCCTCAGCCCAGCCTGGGAGGGAACAGCGGAGGGTCTGGGGGCAATGGAGCAGGGAATGGGAACGGTAACGGGTCGAAGGCTGCGGCTGAAGCGCCAGGGGGTGGCAAGGCGCCCACGTCCCAGGAGTCTCAGCTCAACGCCATGAAACGCCTGCAGATGGTGAAGAAGAAAGCGGCTCAGAAGAAGCTGAAGAAATGA
- the LOC139419118 gene encoding rho guanine nucleotide exchange factor 38 isoform X2 produces the protein MDPNKEANNCSEKEKEKEKVVKRRTRPNFLRYMHLERRKTDTIVVANDDTAADIKGDINLGTLVRRSQSDKTEYSAKLKEKMAPLSPLSSILASPALDPAEVRLRKMSRRSKVIQELVQTERDFLTDLELCIREVVKPLRDRQVVDVDRLFTNMETVCEVSAALLHRLQEATAEPDPEALVIGEVFIQAKAALEDVYKIYCYHHDDANSLLKSYEKEEGIKQHFITCVLSLKRIYDQEGKPNLLDMGSLLIKPVQRVMKYPLLLGELWQATPSDHPDNRPLQEALTAAKIINVNINEFKRRKDIVMKYKRTEEDGGTLMGKLNKFSIHSIRKKSDRLTGYLKILTGVEPQVRDEVFDKEEKLFRSLEKAVRQLVKNVHCYLIQIQEMVGVAVQNAADLEDIMKDPDKIDTNSTQHLKNGNNPYKHFKERMAHLVLAPLSSLQGMFAAPQKLIQKRYDKLLDYCSRLERSPSSSTSSASSSSSSPSPVSEDQGQVAARRDYAALNAQLVEELQRFNMAAHTILSNCVLCLVTLLKGLMDTACHHAPSIQQLPAPLSNISEVQSSIMEELNNLTVVKDNAQTLIERKVSFEKTKKILAVPEIQRQTEGNRARLLDEYPADRLFQLKRNCNGCQEQDVSLLEGELVGLLEDTDPLGSRGRWLVDTGSTQGYVYSSFLKQYNPNRDQGRPGQGTGTGITEPQQPIVVLDEDFDNLSLFVSGSGRNNSIRSRSSIPNFSLYNTSSTSLDRCSTPSSLQGDTEPDIHQDVDTEPDNQQFYAVYGFQARCDQELTMQENQHVRILKFSDLGGNKDWWLAEANGQKGYVPANYLGKMSYA, from the exons ATGGATCCCAACAAGGAGGCCAACAACTgcagtgagaaagagaaggaaaaagagaaaGTGGTCAAGAGGAGAACCAGGCCTAACTTCCTGCGCTACATGCACTTGGAGAGGAGGAAGACGGACACCATCGTGGTGGCCAACGATGACACCGCCGCCGACATTAAAGGTGACATCAACCTTGGGACCCTGGTGCGGAGGAGTCAGTCGGACAAAACGGAGTACAGTGCCAAACTTAAAG AGAAAATGGCGCCCCTGTCCCCATTGTCGTCGATCCTGGCCTCCCCGGCCCTCGACCCCGCGGAGGTCCGCCTGAGGAAGATGAGCCGCAGGTCAAAGGTCATCCAGGAGCTGGTGCAGACGGAGAGGGACTTCCTCACCGACCTGGAGCTCTGCATCAGAGAGGTGGTCAAGcccctcagagacagacag gtggTGGACGTGGATCGTCTGTTTACTAACATGGAGACAGTGTGTGAGGTGTCGGCCGCGCTGCTCCACCGGCTGCAGGAGGCCACAGCTGAGCCAGACCCTGAGGCACTAGTCATAG GGGAAGTGTTCATTCAGGCCAAAGCAGCACTGGAGGACGTCTATAAAATCTACTGCTATCACCACGACGATGCCAACTCTTTACTCAAGTCCTATGAGAAAGAGGAAGGAATCAAGCAACATTTCATCACCTGTGTGTTATCACTGAA GCGGATATACGACCAAGA GGGGAAACCCAACCTGCTGGACATGGGTTCTCTGCTCATCAAGCCGGTCCAGCGGGTCATGAAGTACCCTCTGCTGCTCGGGGAGCTGTGGCAGGCCACGCCCAGCGACCACCCTGACAACAGGCCCCTCCAGGAGGCTCTGACCGCCGCCAAGATCATCAACGTCAACATCAACGAGTTCAAGAGGAGAAAGGACATCG TGATGAAGTacaagaggacagaggaggatggggggacaCTCATgggtaaactgaacaagttcagcATCCACTCTATCAGGAAGAAGTCTGACAGGCTCACAGGATACCTCAAGATCCTCACAGGTGTGGAGCCACAG GTGAGAGATGAGGTGTTCGACAAGGaggagaagctgttcaggagtctggaGAAAGCAGTGAGACAACTAGTCAAGAACGTCCATTGTTACCTGATACAAATACAG GAGATGGTAGGTGTCGCGGTCCAGAATGCTGCAGACCTGGAGGACATCATGAAGGATCCAGACAAAATAGACACAAACAGTACTCAGCACCTGAAGAATGGCAACAACCCATACAAGCACTTT AAAGAGAGGATGGCACATCTGGTCCTggcacccctctcctctctccaaggCATGTTCGCTGCCCCGCAGAAACTCATCCAGAAACGCTACGACAAACTATTGGACTACTGCAGCCGCCTGGAgcgctctccctcctcctccacgtcttctgcctcttcttcttcctcctctccatcacCTGTATCCGAGGACCAG GGCCAGGTTGCTGCGCGGCGGGACTACGCAGCCCTCAATGCTCAGCTGGTGGAGGAGCTGCAGAGATTCAACATGGCCGCCCATACTATTTTGTCCAACTGTGTCCTCTGCCTGGTGACCCTGCTGAAAGGCCTGATGGACACGGCCTGCCACCACGCACCCTCCATACAGCAACTACCG GCTCCTTTGTCCAACATCAGTGAAGTCCAAAGCAGCATCATGGAAGAGCTCAACAACCTGACTGTCGTCAAGGACAACGCACAGACTCTAATAGAACGCAAAGTCAGCTTCGAGAAAACAAAGAAAATTTTAGCT GTCCCAGAGATCCAGCGTCAGACAGAGGGCAACAGGGCCAGGCTGCTGGACGAGTATCCAGCTGACAGGCTGTTCCAGCTGAAGAGGAACTGTAACGGGTGTCAGGAGCAGGATGTCAGCCTGCTGGAGGGGGAGCTGGTGGGCCTGCTGGAGGACACAGATCCCCTGGGGAGCCGGGGCCGCTGGCTGGTTGACACGGGCA gtACCCAGGGTTACGTGTACTCATCCTTCCTGAAGCAGTACAACCCCAACAGGGATCAGGGTCGACCAGGTCAGGGTACGGGTACGGGGATCACAGAGCCCCAGCAGCCCATCGTGGTGCTGGACGAGGACTTTGACAACCTCAGCCTGTTTGTGTCGGGCAGCGGGAGGAACAACAGCATACGGAGCCGGAGCAGCATACCTAACTTCAGCCTCTACAACACCTCCAGTACCTCGCTTGACAGATGCTCCACCCCGTCCAGCCTACAGGGCGACACAGAGCCAGACATCCACCAGGATGTGGACACAGAGCCAGACAACCAGCAG tTTTATGCGGTGTACGGGTTCCAGGCACGCTGCGACCAGGAGCTGACCATGCAGGAGAACCAGCATGTGAGGATCCTCAAGTTCAGCGACCTGGGAGGCAACAAGGACTGGTGGTTGGCCGAGGCCAACGGACAGAAGGGCTACGTCCCAGCCAACTACCTCGGCAAAATGTCATACGCATAA
- the LOC139419118 gene encoding rho guanine nucleotide exchange factor 38 isoform X1, giving the protein MAGRSLGGGGAAEHSCDRYGKAGAWEREGPQSSPVTGMAGQVPGRGRGHSTCVALAVVHYSTPVALLRLSLPPSLSPSLFLPGWTESTGGEEEGFLVKMDPNKEANNCSEKEKEKEKVVKRRTRPNFLRYMHLERRKTDTIVVANDDTAADIKGDINLGTLVRRSQSDKTEYSAKLKEKMAPLSPLSSILASPALDPAEVRLRKMSRRSKVIQELVQTERDFLTDLELCIREVVKPLRDRQVVDVDRLFTNMETVCEVSAALLHRLQEATAEPDPEALVIGEVFIQAKAALEDVYKIYCYHHDDANSLLKSYEKEEGIKQHFITCVLSLKRIYDQEGKPNLLDMGSLLIKPVQRVMKYPLLLGELWQATPSDHPDNRPLQEALTAAKIINVNINEFKRRKDIVMKYKRTEEDGGTLMGKLNKFSIHSIRKKSDRLTGYLKILTGVEPQVRDEVFDKEEKLFRSLEKAVRQLVKNVHCYLIQIQEMVGVAVQNAADLEDIMKDPDKIDTNSTQHLKNGNNPYKHFKERMAHLVLAPLSSLQGMFAAPQKLIQKRYDKLLDYCSRLERSPSSSTSSASSSSSSPSPVSEDQGQVAARRDYAALNAQLVEELQRFNMAAHTILSNCVLCLVTLLKGLMDTACHHAPSIQQLPAPLSNISEVQSSIMEELNNLTVVKDNAQTLIERKVSFEKTKKILAVPEIQRQTEGNRARLLDEYPADRLFQLKRNCNGCQEQDVSLLEGELVGLLEDTDPLGSRGRWLVDTGSTQGYVYSSFLKQYNPNRDQGRPGQGTGTGITEPQQPIVVLDEDFDNLSLFVSGSGRNNSIRSRSSIPNFSLYNTSSTSLDRCSTPSSLQGDTEPDIHQDVDTEPDNQQFYAVYGFQARCDQELTMQENQHVRILKFSDLGGNKDWWLAEANGQKGYVPANYLGKMSYA; this is encoded by the exons ATGGCAGGCAGGAGCCTGGGAGGGGGAGGGGCCGCAGAGCACTCCTGTGACAGGTACGGCAAGGCAGGTgcctgggagagggaggggccaCAGAGCTCTCCTGTGACAGGTATGGCAGGGCAGGTgcctgggagagggaggggccaCAGTACCTGTGTGGCGTtggcagtagtgcactacagtacacCAGTTGCACTTCTCAGGCTCTCTcttcctccgtccctctctccctctctctttctccctggctGGACAGAGAGCACGGGGGGAGAAGAAGAGGGCTTCTTGGTCAAAATGGATCCCAACAAGGAGGCCAACAACTgcagtgagaaagagaaggaaaaagagaaaGTGGTCAAGAGGAGAACCAGGCCTAACTTCCTGCGCTACATGCACTTGGAGAGGAGGAAGACGGACACCATCGTGGTGGCCAACGATGACACCGCCGCCGACATTAAAGGTGACATCAACCTTGGGACCCTGGTGCGGAGGAGTCAGTCGGACAAAACGGAGTACAGTGCCAAACTTAAAG AGAAAATGGCGCCCCTGTCCCCATTGTCGTCGATCCTGGCCTCCCCGGCCCTCGACCCCGCGGAGGTCCGCCTGAGGAAGATGAGCCGCAGGTCAAAGGTCATCCAGGAGCTGGTGCAGACGGAGAGGGACTTCCTCACCGACCTGGAGCTCTGCATCAGAGAGGTGGTCAAGcccctcagagacagacag gtggTGGACGTGGATCGTCTGTTTACTAACATGGAGACAGTGTGTGAGGTGTCGGCCGCGCTGCTCCACCGGCTGCAGGAGGCCACAGCTGAGCCAGACCCTGAGGCACTAGTCATAG GGGAAGTGTTCATTCAGGCCAAAGCAGCACTGGAGGACGTCTATAAAATCTACTGCTATCACCACGACGATGCCAACTCTTTACTCAAGTCCTATGAGAAAGAGGAAGGAATCAAGCAACATTTCATCACCTGTGTGTTATCACTGAA GCGGATATACGACCAAGA GGGGAAACCCAACCTGCTGGACATGGGTTCTCTGCTCATCAAGCCGGTCCAGCGGGTCATGAAGTACCCTCTGCTGCTCGGGGAGCTGTGGCAGGCCACGCCCAGCGACCACCCTGACAACAGGCCCCTCCAGGAGGCTCTGACCGCCGCCAAGATCATCAACGTCAACATCAACGAGTTCAAGAGGAGAAAGGACATCG TGATGAAGTacaagaggacagaggaggatggggggacaCTCATgggtaaactgaacaagttcagcATCCACTCTATCAGGAAGAAGTCTGACAGGCTCACAGGATACCTCAAGATCCTCACAGGTGTGGAGCCACAG GTGAGAGATGAGGTGTTCGACAAGGaggagaagctgttcaggagtctggaGAAAGCAGTGAGACAACTAGTCAAGAACGTCCATTGTTACCTGATACAAATACAG GAGATGGTAGGTGTCGCGGTCCAGAATGCTGCAGACCTGGAGGACATCATGAAGGATCCAGACAAAATAGACACAAACAGTACTCAGCACCTGAAGAATGGCAACAACCCATACAAGCACTTT AAAGAGAGGATGGCACATCTGGTCCTggcacccctctcctctctccaaggCATGTTCGCTGCCCCGCAGAAACTCATCCAGAAACGCTACGACAAACTATTGGACTACTGCAGCCGCCTGGAgcgctctccctcctcctccacgtcttctgcctcttcttcttcctcctctccatcacCTGTATCCGAGGACCAG GGCCAGGTTGCTGCGCGGCGGGACTACGCAGCCCTCAATGCTCAGCTGGTGGAGGAGCTGCAGAGATTCAACATGGCCGCCCATACTATTTTGTCCAACTGTGTCCTCTGCCTGGTGACCCTGCTGAAAGGCCTGATGGACACGGCCTGCCACCACGCACCCTCCATACAGCAACTACCG GCTCCTTTGTCCAACATCAGTGAAGTCCAAAGCAGCATCATGGAAGAGCTCAACAACCTGACTGTCGTCAAGGACAACGCACAGACTCTAATAGAACGCAAAGTCAGCTTCGAGAAAACAAAGAAAATTTTAGCT GTCCCAGAGATCCAGCGTCAGACAGAGGGCAACAGGGCCAGGCTGCTGGACGAGTATCCAGCTGACAGGCTGTTCCAGCTGAAGAGGAACTGTAACGGGTGTCAGGAGCAGGATGTCAGCCTGCTGGAGGGGGAGCTGGTGGGCCTGCTGGAGGACACAGATCCCCTGGGGAGCCGGGGCCGCTGGCTGGTTGACACGGGCA gtACCCAGGGTTACGTGTACTCATCCTTCCTGAAGCAGTACAACCCCAACAGGGATCAGGGTCGACCAGGTCAGGGTACGGGTACGGGGATCACAGAGCCCCAGCAGCCCATCGTGGTGCTGGACGAGGACTTTGACAACCTCAGCCTGTTTGTGTCGGGCAGCGGGAGGAACAACAGCATACGGAGCCGGAGCAGCATACCTAACTTCAGCCTCTACAACACCTCCAGTACCTCGCTTGACAGATGCTCCACCCCGTCCAGCCTACAGGGCGACACAGAGCCAGACATCCACCAGGATGTGGACACAGAGCCAGACAACCAGCAG tTTTATGCGGTGTACGGGTTCCAGGCACGCTGCGACCAGGAGCTGACCATGCAGGAGAACCAGCATGTGAGGATCCTCAAGTTCAGCGACCTGGGAGGCAACAAGGACTGGTGGTTGGCCGAGGCCAACGGACAGAAGGGCTACGTCCCAGCCAACTACCTCGGCAAAATGTCATACGCATAA